In Debaryomyces hansenii CBS767 chromosome B complete sequence, one genomic interval encodes:
- a CDS encoding DEHA2B02948p (similar to CA2706|IPF11006 Candida albicans IPF11006): MSTKHGNIKNDMQSEGQDSESDVDSLTEDLDQIGRLNLSMPLNLNLSLSSYINNIPNLPAFDIRNLRNLPKVQEFSNEISRYISTYKSNSSDIEAPAEVQQTTINSMKTAISTRIQMHNFLNDLDLGLSLATAIDRLQPLTNIIHETIFLPAEDTSDFEDDYDIDGERESENHLNQNSTEPVGVDAIVNRHQPFVSDIVKPDNEGSHSSNYKQRRKRHLHGAKCFSDEDSATATGSDLDNVEGLSIDEVKALTDLSSLDDFYQESLLRRKIQKIQGLDNLSQTSKNKLVTRLMMGNYYKYVNENLAKNNMSLSPNLKKQQLVLNEDRSSTPGRSISEVIMEDSERTDEHQSTSQEGRTESEVETVSEDDDDAVILTEKDQEPSYYDAPFNTIMGCTHYQRNCKVECPTCFKWYPCRFCHDSEITSHKLSRQDVKHILCMKCNTPQIPESNYCISCEAELANYFCLKCKLYDNDPTKDIYHCDKCGICRLGLGLGKDFYHCDECNICLSIDLRERHKCLTNTTHCNCPICNEYLFTSVNKVVFMKCGHSIHQACYDELSKHSYKCPVCKKTVVNVETQFRILDQEIRQSPLPSPYNLWRCIISCNDCKGKSNVPYHVVGLKCKYCKSYNTNQQKLIKPEEEEEEEDNQEEEDDDQTSNRLNPMRLIQTNLQSNFLIGENASNTPTEEDYDGDNNKNSDDSDRESDHEMFAKVRKLTNSIVSNLSPSGSGSNTSTISSQPQVSYITSILQGFVNNATKDNYISKSNTDSDATMDEPDVTNNETSSANIDNIDIENSGSH, encoded by the coding sequence ATGTCAACTAAGCatggaaatattaaaaatgatatgCAATCAGAAGGACAGGATTCAGAATCGGATGTAGATTCATTGACCGAGGACTTGGATCAGATTGGTAGACTTAACTTGAGTATGCCAttgaacttgaatttaTCGTTGTCATCGTATATTAATAACATTCCAAACTTGCCAGCGTTTGATATAAGGAATTTACGGAATTTGCCCAAGGTTCAAGAATTTTCCAATGAAATATCAAGGTACATATCCACATACAAGAGTAATTCATCAGATATAGAAGCACCGGCCGAAGTGCAACAAACGACGATTAATTCGATGAAGACTGCGATTTCCACCAGAATCCAGATGcataatttcttgaatgatTTGGACTTAGGCTTGTCTTTGGCAACTGCTATTGACAGATTGCAACCATTGACTAATATTATCCATGaaacaatatttttacCGGCGGAGGACACAagtgattttgaagatgattatgatataGATGGAGAAAGAGAGCTGGAGAACCACTTGAATCAGAATTCTACAGAACCTGTCGGTGTTGATGCTATTGTTAATCGTCATCAGCCGTTTGTGAGTGATATAGTGAAGCCAGACAATGAGGGCAGTCATAGTAGCAATTACAAACAGAGGAGAAAACGACATCTTCATGGAGCGAAGTGCTTTTCTGATGAAGACAGTGCTACGGCGACAGGAAGTGACTTGGATAATGTGGAAGGATTATCTATTGACGAAGTAAAAGCTTTGACAGATTTATCGTCACTAGACGATTTCTATCAAGAAAGTCTTCTCAGAAGAAAGATTCAGAAAATCCAGGGATTGGATAACTTAAGTCAAACGCTGAAGAACAAATTAGTTACGAGACTAATGATGggtaattattataaatacgTCAATGAGAACTTGGCTAAGAATAATATGTCCTTATCACCTAATCTTAAAAAACAGCAATTAGTTTTGAACGAAGACAGGTCACTGACTCCAGGCAGGAGTATCTCTGAGGTTATAATGGAGGATAGCGAACGTACCGATGAACATCAATCTACATCCCAAGAGGGACGAACTGAATCAGAGGTTGAAACAGTATCAGAGGACGACGATGATGCAGTGATACTCACAGAAAAAGACCAAGAACCATCCTACTATGATGCACCATTTAATACAATAATGGGATGCACCCATTACCAAAGAAACTGCAAAGTTGAATGCCCTACTTGCTTTAAATGGTATCCATGCAGATTTTGCCACGATAGCGAAATAACATCACATAAATTGAGTAGACAAGACGTTAAGCATATCCTTTGTATGAAGTGTAATACTCCGCAAATACCCGAAAGCAACTATTGTATTTCTTGTGAAGCTGAATTGGCGAACTACTTTTGTCTTAAGTGTAAGCTATATGACAATGATCCAACTAAGGATATTTATCACTGCGACAAATGTGGAATTTGTCGGCTAGGATTGGGTTTGGGAAAAGATTTCTATCATTGTGACGAGTGTAACATATGCTTATCAATAGATTTGCGAGAAAGACACAAGTGTTTAACGAATACGACGCATTGTAATTGTCCGATTTGcaatgaatatttatttacttcTGTTAATAAGGTCGTATTCATGAAATGTGGACATCTGATACATCAAGCATGTTACGATGAACTTAGTAAACATTCATACAAATGCCCTGTATGCAAAAAGACGGTTGTGAATGTAGAAACTCAATTTAGAATATTGGATCAGGAAATTCGACAACTGCCATTACCACTGCCATATAACCTATGGAGATGTATCATCAGTTGTAATGACTGCAAAGGTAAATCTAATGTTCCATACCATGTTGTTGGATTGAAATGtaaatattgcaaaagTTATAATACCAACCAACAGAAGTTGATCAAACcagaggaagaagaagaggaagaagacaACCAAGAAGAGGAGGATGACGACCAAACGAGTAACCGCTTGAACCCCATGCGTTTGATACAGACTAACCTCCAGAGCAATTTTCTTATCGGTGAAAATGCCAGTAATACCccaacagaagaagattacGACggagataataataaaaatagtGATGATCTGGACCGCGAAAGCGATCATGAGATGTTTGCCAAAGTCAGAAAGCTCACCAACTCGATCGTTAGTAACTTATCCCCCTCGGGTTCCGGTTCCAATACATCTACAATCAGTAGCCAGCCTCAAGTCTCGTACATCACATCTATTCTACAAGGCTTTGTGAATAACGCTACTAAAGATAATTATATCTCGAAATCCAATACAGATTCCGATGCAACCATGGACGAACCCGATGTCACCAATAATGAAACCAGCAGTGCAAATATCGACAATATTGATATCGAAAATAGTGGCTCCCATTAG
- a CDS encoding DEHA2B02970p (similar to uniprot|P38757 Saccharomyces cerevisiae YHR004c NEM1 required for nuclear morphology), with product MNSLKVLVNSLDELYPSKNEYKLGAEYQNEVTNNEIEEGGEIGHEGEKAADQNSSPKSTYLALIIQVIFFLPNYLLVKPLIFIWLLITYPFTHLFKQRSVSSELIGSGRNENNLSISNDRVSDMPSAINEKTELLKQENILANNIKSPTSSSKYIIPPPQRLYPLSRNPGKKRRKTLILDLDETLIHSLSRGSPRSFRGGSTHTIEIKINNVSSLYYVHKRPYCDFFLKEVAKWFDLQIFTASVKEYADPIIDWLESDISPYLTSNHDRQQGISRQVFTKRYYRTDCSYRPGVGYIKDLSKFFPRDDDLKNVIILDNSPISYALHEDNAVMIEGWINDQNDRDLLNLLPMLHSLSLCIDVRFILALRSGEKVFEK from the coding sequence ATGAATTCCCTCAAGGTGTTGGTAAATTCATTGGATGAACTCTACCCCAGTAAGAATGAGTACAAGCTTGGGGCCGAATACCAGAATGAAGTAACGAATAACGAGATCGAGGAAGGAGGAGAGATAGGGCATGAAGGGGAGAAGGCTGCAGACCAAAACCTGAGTCCAAAATCTACATACTTGGCGTTGATTATCCAGgtgattttcttcttgcCCAATTATTTGCTTGTGAAGCCATTGATCTTTATCTGGTTGTTGATTACTTACCCATTTACCCATTTGTTTAAACAACGATCGGTATCAAGCGAATTGATTGGTTCAGGGAGAAACGAGAATAATCTATCCATTTCTAATGACAGGGTGTCTGACATGCCGTCAGCCATTAACGAGAAGACAGAATTACTCAAACAGGAGAATATATTGGcgaataatattaaatcgCCtacatcttcatcaaaatacATTATACCTCCACCACAGAGATTATATCCTCTTTCACGGAATCCCGGAAAGAAGCGCAGAAAAACATTGATATTAGACTTGGATGAAAcattaattcattcattATCGCGTGGTTCTCCTCGTTCATTTAGAGGTGGCTCCACTCATACAAtcgaaatcaaaatcaataatgtcTCCTCTCTATACTACGTTCACAAAAGACCGTATTGCGATTTTTTCTTAAAGGAAGTTGCGAAATGGTTTGATTTACAAATTTTCACGGCAAGTGTTAAAGAATACGCTGATCCCATAATAGATTGGTTAGAAAGCGATATTTCACCATATTTGACGAGCAATCACGATCGCCAACAAGGCATTAGTCGGCAGGTTTTCACAAAGCGATACTATCGTACCGACTGTTCATATAGACCTGGGGTTGGCTACATTAAGGATTTGTCTAAGTTTTTCCCCCGTGATGAcgatttgaaaaatgtgATTATCTTAGATAATTCTCCAATAAGTTATGCTTTACATGAGGACAATGCTGTAATGATCGAGGGGTGGATAAATGACCAGAACGATCGTGATTTGCTAAACTTATTACCTATGTTACATAGTTTAAGTTTGTGCATTGATGTCAGATTCATTTTAGCTTTAAGAAGTGGTGAAAAGGTATTcgaaaaataa
- a CDS encoding DEHA2B02992p (weakly similar to CA2704|IPF12195 Candida albicans IPF12195), translated as MELTLLLEQINRIDIPDGSTNELLKKLGDFLREDSVRSSPEAKDSIPAVIRIANAELSQIVEAQDGTHNDSLILETLRVLINFLANNDDNRQFLASTDLNYKATFWSLICKLFSMDTLNTNINTIYERILLMLSQFIHNTNLLKDFLIFFSEIGIEKCLIGYLRFRIDSSLAAETGFDELVIPTEIYSEFMSEMSDSTSTDMVFANDCNEYLDTILRVFNFAIRLNVDEDDEDEMDTVNDVLSNLSNIVYNVTLCEDIPHLSSTEMHSNILKLIPQLPTKIQNFTLNKRRLFSSSGNIASMTNYDNSVDVSMALEYFRNPETDPYILSACAIDLGNYITSVEKSEWLRVKIDSEIGLQVFIANFYKIKFNDVIQYQAFHLFNNLMSTDIAIHSFDSYESLLKSSKVVVDNGQYYKEVFGIYAKFMKKLISFAFIEEKGSHLSLFQFKELWTQFYPVDHPGTAFEEIYLILTQAFIATKLLETGSLEHKNVPFVTSLVENLVSAKGLTADVPSTFLSEKLKTLGIFFKTIATHGISGDVITKVLYDSDSDKYHSHFITPYHTFLEKLQQILDEQGNLNNANNPNQFSVIQNNSKFVCATTIAYCNLPHETNEEVDAIQSICQSIIR; from the coding sequence ATGGAATTGACACTTCTATTGGAACAAATCAATAGGATTGATATCCCAGATGGTTCAACTAATGAATTACTAAAAAAATTAGGGGACTTTCTAAGAGAAGATTCAGTGAGGTCAAGTCCTGAAGCAAAAGACTCTATTCCAGCAGTCATAAGGATAGCTAATGCCGAGTTATCTCAAATAGTCGAGGCACAGGATGGTACTCATAATGATTCTTTGATTCTTGAGACTCTTAGGgttttaatcaattttctAGCCAATAATGATGACAATAGACAGTTTTTAGCATCTACTGATTTGAACTACAAAGCAACTTTTTGGTCTTTAATATGCAAATTGTTTAGCATGGATACCCTAAACACtaatataaatactatTTACGAGAGAATTCTACTAATGTTGTCCCAATTTATACACAATACAAATTTACTAAAGGACTTCCTTATATTTTTTAGTGAAATAGGTATTGAGAAATGTTTAATAGGATATTTGAGATTTCGAATAGATTCATCGCTTGCTGCTGAGACTGGTTTTGATGAGCTAGTGATTCCCacagaaatatattcagAATTCATGAGTGAAATGTCTGATTCCACTTCGACAGATATGGTATTTGCAAATGATTGCAACGAGTATCTTGATACTATTTTAAGGGTGTTTAATTTTGCTATTAGATTAAACgtagatgaagatgatgaagacgaaatGGATACAGTTAACGATGTACTCTCAAACCTATCTAATATCGTCTACAATGTCACATTATGTGAAGATATACCCCATTTGTCGTCAACAGAAATGCActcaaatatattgaagCTAATTCCTCAACTTCCTACAAAAATACAAAACTTCACTTTGAATAAGAGAAGGCTATTTTCGTCTAGTGGTAACATTGCGTCAATGACAAATTATGATAACTCTGTGGATGTTTCAATGGCTTTAGAATATTTTCGTAACCCCGAAACGGATCCTTATATTTTATCTGCTTGTGCCATAGATCTTGGTAATTATATCACTAGTGTAGAAAAGTCTGAATGGTTACGAGTGAAAATTGACAGTGAAATTGGTTTGCAAGTTTTCATAGCGAACTTTTACAAAATCAAGTTCAACGATGTAATTCAATACCAAGCGTTccatttattcaataacttaATGTCGACTGATATTGCCATTCACTCTTTCGACAGCTACGAAAGTCTATTGAAATCCTCCAAGGTTGTGGTAGATAATGGCCAATACTATAAGGAGGTTTTCGGAATTTATGCTAAGTTTATGAAAAAGTTAATACTGTTTGCATTTATCGAAGAAAAGGGCTCTCATTTAAGTTTGTTTCAATTCAAGGAACTTTGGACCCAATTTTATCCTGTGGACCATCCAGGTACCGCATTTGAAGAGATTTATCTCATTTTAACTCAAGCATTCATAGCAACGAAACTACTCGAAACAGGAAGTCTTGAACACAAAAATGTCCCATTTGTTACCTCTTTGGTCGAGAACCTAGTAAGCGCAAAAGGGCTAACCGCCGATGTACCATCTACATTCCTACTGGAAAAGTTGAAGACCCTAggtattttcttcaagacAATTGCAACCCACGGTATAAGCGGCGACGTAATTACGAAGGTTTTGTATGACTCTGATTCAGATAAATACCATCTGCACTTCATTACCCCATACCATACATTCTTAGAGAAACTACAACAAATCCTCGATGAACAAGGTAATTTAAATAACGCAAATAACCCAAATCAGTTTAGTGTTATCCAAAATAACTCCAAGTTCGTATGTGCCACTACAATCGCTTACTGTAACCTTCCGCATGAAACAAATGAAGAGGTTGACGCCATTCAATCAATTTGCCAATCTATCATACGGTAA
- a CDS encoding DEHA2B03014p (similar to uniprot|P23542 Saccharomyces cerevisiae YLR027C AAT2 cytosolic aspartate aminotransferase) — protein MTIKSNFSNLTREAPDPIVETMTMYAQDTSPDKIDVSIGVYKGEKGESYVFPAVSKAKKHLFENDPGHSYTNMAGIPEYTSGARKVVFGEKYGTEGKIASLQTISGTGACHMAFLLLREAGLTNFYVGTPCWSNYGPMITHVGSKYSTYTHYDESLRGIDFDAVLEALQNAPSKSVFLFQACCHNPTGADFSKDQWKQIASIVKSRDIFPVFDIAYQGFSSGDKDVDAWPVRYFYEQNLEFLVCQSFSKNMGLYSERAGCLHAVVQDTDYVPNVQSQLVALFRSECSFAPAYGARIASIIINEPGLENQWGQEVSDVTTRLKNIRKQILDKFLELGTPGKWDHVVKQQGLFWYSGLSPEQNDKLIEDHHIYSTSIGRVNIAGLNESSVDKFVGAIDKVVRDSIG, from the coding sequence ATGACAATCAAAAgtaatttttctaatttaaCGAGAGAAGCACCAGATCCAATCGTGGAAACCATGACCATGTATGCACAAGATACTTCTCCAGATAAGATTGATGTATCGATAGGTGTATACAAAGGAGAGAAGGGAGAGTCATATGTTTTTCCTGCGGTGTCTAAGGCTAAGAAGCacttatttgaaaatgatccGGGACATAGCTATACCAATATGGCAGGTATTCCAGAATATACGAGCGGAGCACGTAAGGTTGTGTTTGGAGAAAAATATGGTACCGAAGGAAAGATTGCATCGTTACAGACTATTTCAGGGACAGGGGCTTGCCATATGgcatttcttcttcttcgtgAAGCGGGGCTCACTAACTTCTATGTTGGTACACCATGTTGGTCGAACTATGGGCCAATGATTACGCATGTTGGCTCAAAATACTCCACATACACTCACTATGACGAAAGTCTCCGTGggattgattttgatgctGTTCTTGAGGCACTTCAGAATGCACCATCAAAATCTGTATTCTTATTTCAAGCGTGTTGTCATAACCCTACAGGAGCGGATTTTTCCAAAGATCAGTGGAAGCAAATTGCTTCAATTGTTAAGTCCAGAGATATCTTCCCTGTTTTTGATATTGCATACCAAGGATTTTCAAGCGGCGATAAGGATGTTGATGCCTGGCCTGTGAGGTATTTCTACGAGCaaaatttagaatttttaGTTTGCCAATCATTCTCCAAGAACATGGGATTATACAGTGAAAGAGCAGGATGTCTTCATGCTGTGGTACAAGATACGGATTACGTTCCAAACGTGCAAAGTCAACTTGTGGCACTCTTTAGATCGGAGTGCTCTTTTGCTCCAGCATATGGTGCAAGAATTGCCAGTATTATCATCAACGAGCCTGGATTAGAAAATCAGTGGGGCCAAGAAGTTTCCGATGTGACCAcaagattgaagaatattagAAAGCAGATTTTGGATAAATTTCTCGAATTAGGTACTCCTGGTAAGTGGGATCATGTAGTAAAGCAGCAAGGGTTGTTTTGGTATTCTGGATTATCACCCGAACAAAACGATAAGCTTATAGAAGACcatcatatttattcaacTTCAATTGGCAGAGTTAATATTGCCGGGTTAAATGAAAGTAGtgttgataaatttgttGGCGCCATTGACAAGGTTGTCAGAGATTCTATTGGTTAA
- a CDS encoding DEHA2B03036p (weakly similar to uniprot|P33748 Saccharomyces cerevisiae YMR037c MSN2 transcriptional Msn4p-related activator) — protein MDKFLVSSPTQLSQGFDIGNDTGLLDLDRGELFNDDQNNTISRESNMDHDDITLHGDNVEFYGLDYPSQESLHDIVPISNNSGTGNSNGYFSNNHRFQHSKNISLDGGNMYSSKISHQSNLSTSSMVSLSQDAPSQYDPNHMNQSGSNNTLYSGDSIPQLSSSLSYQSFSDSPSSIKHNAHQKSQSQNVPPQNTPRRIGRNKSMSVSSCNNYNAFATPSRGPNNLSLSPVNLVSTASNKVGKTPHSLKTKGHSRSRSRLSIDATNNSLLVNNPSSNGQKITTPAQNSSNYPGLNPFYTPSYVSPRLDKLGDFDDFGTPLLTPSSNNQANPQWSNQGSGSYQQFNYLSPVANNTNYPSSSGTSSNKTNTAFTTPMLLKRNDTLDSIKIEDQDDDAFKQLGKAKSYTNFVNSKFMFNETKKSGFMEDDNNYRMLEQSLMDKPEIGDLKKDDDMFLNAADLSLKLASQLVSNPNSEVPDTIVSSNSTPGVIHSHNSPTRSYSVLSNNVPPATSFSVPSTAGASTTDFELKYKNQNSHQPKPPGIDLLSPQFNSNHLTDEKLIKNNHRTNHSHNSSFTKSYPASIDLASIATSPMNSNSVQNISTINSASPNNPNGLPTMATFSISSGQSTHATPETFIPSPQDLKLPIKVSDKTDVIDPKKKHSCPLCQARFQRPEHVKRHLKSHSSEKPYECDEPNCGKRFNRKDNLKAHLKKIHHRKL, from the coding sequence ATGGATAAATTCTTGGTAAGTTCACCAACACAGCTTTCACAGGGATTCGACATTGGAAATGACACTGGTTTGTTAGATTTGGATCGTGGGGAGTTGTTCAATGACGACCAAAACAATACCATTTCTCGAGAGTCTAACATGGACCACGATGACATCACTTTGCACGGCGACAACGTCGAGTTCTACGGACTTGACTACCCAAGCCAGGAATCATTGCATGATATAGTACCCATATCCAACAACTCGGGAACGGGTAATTCTAATGGGTATTTTAGCAACAACCATCGATTTCAGCATTCCAAGAATATTTCACTTGACGGAGGAAACATGTACAGTTCCAAGATTTCTCATCAGTCGAATTTGTCTACTTCATCTATGGTATCTTTATCACAAGATGCACCTAGTCAGTACGACCCCAATCATATGAATCAGTCGGGATCTAATAATACATTGTATTCTGGGGATTCTATACCGCAGCTATCGTCCTCCCTCTCATATCAGTCTTTCCTGGACTCTCCATCTTCCATAAAGCATAATGCACATCAAAAACTGCAGCTGCAGAACGTTCCACCTCAGAATACACCAAGAAGAATCGGTCGCAATAAGTCTATGTCCgtttcttcttgtaataattataatgcGTTTGCTACTCCATCAAGAGGTCCAAATAATCTCAGCTTGTCTCCCGTGAACCTTGTATCTACAGCTAGCAATAAGGTTGGGAAAACTCCGCATTCGCTAAAAACAAAGGGTCATAGCAGATCGAGATCTAGACTATCAATTGATGCTACGAACAACTCATTGTTAGTAAACAACCCATCTTCAAATGGACAAAAAATAACAACACCTGCTCagaattcatcaaattatcCAGGGCTTAATCCTTTCTACACACCATCATATGTTTCACCTCGTCTCGATAAGCTAGGGGactttgatgattttggaaCACCGTTACTTACGCCAagttcaaataatcaagcAAACCCACAATGGAGCAATCAGGGAAGTGGATCATACCaacaattcaattatttgagtCCTGTGGCGAATAATACGAACTATCCTTCTAGTAGCGGTACTAGTAGTAATAAAACCAATACTGCTTTTACAACACCTAtgttattgaaaagaaacGATACATTAGATTCtataaaaattgaagatcaGGATGATGATGCCTTTAAACAATTAGGAAAGGCGAAATCTTATAcaaattttgtaaattctaaatttatGTTTAATGAAACGAAGAAACTGGGATTTATGGaggatgataataattatagGATGTTAGAACAATCATTAATGGACAAACCAGAGATTGGTGATCTaaagaaagatgatgatatgtTTTTGAATGCAGCCGATTTGTCTTTAAAGCTTGCCTCTCAGTTAGTTTCAAATCCAAACAGCGAAGTTCCTGATACTATAGTATCCTCAAACTCAACTCCCGGAGTCATACATTCACATAATTCACCAACACGTTCATACAGTGTGTTGTCAAATAATGTGCCTCCCGCAACTTCCTTTTCGGTTCCTTCTACTGCGGGTGCTTCAACGACTGActttgaattgaaatataaaaatcaaaattctCATCAACCCAAGCCGCCAGGTATCGATTTATTACTGCCTCAATTTAATTCTAATCATTTAActgatgaaaaattgattaaaaataaCCATAGAACAAATCATTCACATAATAGTTCTTTTACAAAATCATATCCAGCGTCAATTGACTTGGCTTCCATAGCCACCTCTccaatgaattcaaatagtGTGCAAAACATCTCCACTATAAATTCTGCATCTCCTAATAATCCAAACGGTTTACCTACAATGGctacattttcaatttcctcAGGCCAATCAACGCACGCAACACCTGAAACATTCATACCATCTCCACAAGACTTAAAGCTTCCTATTAAGGTGTCAGATAAGACAGATGTCATTGATCCTAAGAAGAAGCATTCGTGCCCACTTTGTCAAGCTAGGTTTCAGAGACCAGAACACGTCAAAAGGCATTTGAAAAGTCATTCGTCTGAGAAGCCGTATGAGTGTGATGAACCAAACTGTGGAAAGAGATTTAATAGAAAAGATAATTTAAAAGCTCATCTAAAGAAAATTCATCACcgaaaattataa
- a CDS encoding DEHA2B03058p (highly similar to uniprot|P17505 Saccharomyces cerevisiae YKL085w MDH1 mitochondrial malate dehydrogenase), producing MFTKVAARSFSSSASSAYKVAVLGANGGIGQPLSLLLKLNHKVTDLALYDLKGAPGVAADVSHIPTNSTVSGYDPEGLEQALTGSDIIVIPAGVPRKPGMTRDDLFNTNASIVRDLAKAAADYAPDAAVCVISNPVNSTVPIVAEVLKSKGTYNPKKLFGVTTLDVLRASRFVSEVAGSNPVHEKVTVVGGHSGITIVPLLSQTEHKSLDQETRDALIHRIQFGGDEVVQAKNGAGSATLSMAQAGARFTGAVLDGLAGERDIVEPSFVDSPLFKSEGVEFFSSKVTLGQDGVSTVHPLGGLSDHEESLVKEAKDTLIKNIQKGVDFVKQNP from the coding sequence aTGTTTACTAAAGTTGCTGCCAGATCATTCTCCTCTTCTGCCTCTTCTGCCTACAAGGTTGCTGTTTTAGGTGCTAACGGTGGTATTGGTCAACcattatctttattattaaagttaaaCCACAAAGTTACCGACTTAGCTTTATACGATTTAAAGGGTGCTCCAGGTGTCGCTGCTGATGTTTCGCACATTCCAACTAACTCCACTGTCAGTGGATACGACCCAGAAGGCTTAGAACAAGCTTTAACCGGATCAGACATAATTGTTATCCCAGCTGGTGTTCCAAGAAAGCCAGGTATGACCAGAGATGATTTATTCAACACCAATGCTTCTATTGTTAGAGACTTAGCCAAGGCTGCTGCTGACTACGCTCCAGATGCTGCTGTTTGTGTTATTTCTAACCCAGTCAACTCCACTGTTCCAATTGTGGCCGAAGTTTTGAAGTCTAAGGGTACCTACAACCCAAAGAAGTTGTTCGGTGTCACCACCTTAGATGTCTTAAGAGCTTCCAGATTTGTTTCTGAAGTTGCTGGTTCCAACCCAGTTCACGAAAAGGTCACCGTTGTTGGTGGTCACTCCGGTATCACCATTGTTCCATTATTGTCCCAAACTGAACACAAATCTTTGGACCAAGAAACCAGAGATGCTTTGATCCACAGAATCCAATTCGGTGGTGACGAAGTTGTCCAAGCCAAGAACGGTGCTGGTTCCGCCACCTTATCCATGGCCCAAGCTGGTGCTAGATTCACTGGTGCTGTCTTAGACGGTTTAGCCGGTGAAAGAGATATTGTTGAACCATCTTTCGTCGACTCTCCATTATTCAAGAGCGAAGGTGTTGAATTCTTCTCCTCTAAGGTCACCTTAGGCCAAGATGGTGTCAGTACTGTTCACCCATTAGGTGGATTATCTGACCACGAAGAAAGCTTAGTCAAGGAAGCCAAGGACACCTTGATCAAGAACATCCAAAAGGGTGTTGACTTCGTTAAGCAAAACCCATAA